Genomic DNA from Chanos chanos chromosome 6, fChaCha1.1, whole genome shotgun sequence:
TACATCTCAGCTTTAACTCTATCTGTTACCTTGATGGTATATCTGGTCAAATATCAGAAAATGTGTCTGATTTTGAGCAATTGCATTCAAGgataaaattcaaacaaaatcgCACATGAAGGATAACATCCATGAACAACAAACATTACCTGTTCAGCAGTTGTTGCATGAAGTTATCAGCTGTCACCCCTCTGTACATGAGGGACAGCTGTCCTTGTGCCTGGTCCATCACCACTTCACATGAATGTCCCCTTCCAGGACGGTCAAGTGCAACACCCATTCCAACACCAACTCCATTTACAAaggctctctcttcctccaagGCTTTCCTCAAGTCTTCCGCTTTCTCCATCAACTTGGAGATGTTTAAACTTTCCACAACCTTCCTGGGGCCTGGTTTGGGGTCCTTGGTCcctgaggatgaagatgatgacGACATGTTGATCTTTAGCTTTGACACCTCTGGTTTTCGACTAAGGGCGGGAAGTTTGCTCTTCTTCAGCCCAAACCAGCTTGCGATGCCATTGGATGCTTTCTGCTTGGTCTCAGCACCCTGCCCTCTGTCCTGCTCCTGCAGTTTAAGGACATTTTCCTCAATGCCACGCATGACCTTCTGCTCAATGGATGACTGGGGACCAGGGGCAGCTACTAAAGGCTTCTTCTCCTCCGTCACATTGGCATGAGCTGCAGATTCCATTGGGGGTcttggtggaggtggaggagggaaGCTCTCAGTATGAATGGAGGTCTTCTTTTTACCAGCTGTGAGTTTTGATTTGTCCTCTGTGCGGGACAGTTGCCTCTGAGGATGTGAACGCTCGTCCTGAACAGGTTTCACCCCTCGTGGGTATGACGAGGCTTGGCCAGCCTTGGATGGGGATTTGGAAGGAACCTTGGTGGGGCTGCTTTGAGGACTTGGAACAGTTTTGCTGTGGTGGGTATGAGGATTAGGGAATTTCCCATAATTCCGCATCACCACAGGAGTCTCAGTGGATGTGGTGGAAGACATCCCCATTTTGATCTTTGGGCCATCTACTTTCGCTACATATACTCTCTGGGACAATGTTTCTAGTTCTCCCTTGTTGACTGACGTAGAGGGTGTAGCCATTGACTTGTTGCTTTGTTCAAGAAAAGGAGGGCCAGGGACCTTGGCATAACTGCCCAGGCTAGTTTTGGGATATGGTTTCCCATCAAGCGAGTCAGTGTATTTTGTGTGCCTGGGCTCAACTGTGCTGCGTTCACCTTGTCTCTctgcagttttgcttttttcgcTGTTGCCTGTGGACACAACAGCTCTGCTTATGTTGCTCTGTCCTTCCTTCTTCTCCAAGGGCTGTTGCAAATCCTCTGAGCTTTTCAGTTTGCCAAGAGCTGCCAGACGTTCTTTGAATGGATGATGACTTGAATCACTTTGTGGTTTGTTAGAGACTGTTCTTTTTGGCAGCGATGGCTGCCTATCACTTTTTTTGGTGTTGGCCTGGGCTAACAATGACGGATCTCGTGTATGGACAGAAACTGGATCTTGAGGCACTCTCTCATGGTGCCTCTCCTTCATACTGGAATAACTGGTCCTCTGTGCTTTGTTGGACGCCGAGGACGATGTTGGCAGACTGAAGTGCTGCTGAGGCTTTTGCCAAACAGGGCTCTCCGTGTCAGTATCTTCATCCGAAGGGTCCGAGGGAGATTCACCCGTGGTTCCAGATGAATCTGAGTTCTTAGAAGGTGGACTGCAGAGCTTCTCTTCTTTCAAGTTTATCTGCTGCTTATCAGCAGGTGTTACTTCTCTCTGAGAATATGGGTGGAACTGGCTCAAACCATTTACGGGACAAGAGTCAGGGGTATCTGAGATGTTCTCATAGTGTGGAACCTTCTGGGAGCCTCTTTGTGACTGTAAGGAGGATTGAGGTGCTCCTAAGGAGCTACGACTTGGCTTTGGAGCTGAGTGGCTATGGTAACCCGTTTCCTTGATGGGAATTGATGGACAATTGTCCTCAGGCTTTGGTGGGGAAGTGGGAGCAGAATGTGTACCAGGATAAGTGTCTGTTTTGGACGAGGGCACCgactgtctatctctctctgtggttgtaGCCTTGCGAGACAGAATAGGTGAGTGGTATACTTCATAGTTATTATTCCTGCAAGGGATTTTCGAGCTGCGGGTTAACTGAGGACTGAGTCGCAAGGCATTTGCTGTTTGTGCCCGGTCCCCAATTGATGGTATTTTAAGAAACTTAAGCAGCTTGGATGGAGAGGAGATGGGGGAAGGCTTTGCTTCACTAAGGCATGAGGAAGGAGAAGTTGGACTGTGTGCAAATTTACTTTTTCCAGCAGCTTGCGGCTGATGAGATGCTGAACTGGTTCTCTCGGGTACAGGAGTTGGGGAATATGACTCCACTGCTACTTTTTTGGAGACCGAGGTCTCATTGGTTGAAAAGTAGACCCCATTGCAAACCTGTTCAGTAGACTCACTAACACGTTTAACTTCTGTGACTGTATCTGTAACCACCTCCAAGTAACACCGCTCATCGTCAGGTCTGATGGCTGAATCCTGATTTGATGGTAGGGCAGTCTCTGTGTGGTCTACATCAAATGAAGTATCGTCTAATCCCTCTGACAGAGGTTTCACATGTGAACTCTTGTCAGGAGCCCTTTCTTTAAGGGGGTGCATGTTCCGTGGTGCACTTCCAGGGTCTGTGTTTGGTTCAGAACCTTCAGCCAGTGCAGAGTGATACAAACCAGAGGCTATGGCATTTGGGTCTGAAAGATGAGCTGCTTTGGCTCCCCTGTGCTCCAAGTGGTCTGACTTTGTGCTGTGCAAGAAGGTATGATTTGTGTCACCCACAATTGAGACTTTCACTTGCTGGTCTGTGCTCTGGGCTGACGctccctgctcctctgaccACCTTTGGCTGTTCATATTCTCCTCTCTACCAGACTGCGTCAAACCAGGTCCATGGCTGCCCTTCAGCAGCCTGTCCAGGCTGTTTTTCTGAGATAGAATTCTACAAGATGGACAACCCCCATGCCTAGAAGGGACACGATTGTCCTGCAGCATGCCCTCCCCATTGGCATACTCATGAATATCCGAGTCAGAGCTGGAATGCCGGCAGTGGGGCTGACGTTGGGATGATGTTGCCATGGATCCCATCTCTCCTGACAGCAACGCCTGGCTGTGGTAGGAGAGGCATGAGGATGGATGAAACTTAAGTGGGTCAGATTCCTCCAGCTTACGAAGGACCTCCAGGATGTGtgctttctttttaaagaaagggGACAGTGCCTCCATGGACGAGGCAGGAGCTCGAGTGGGGCCAGCCAAGTCAATCTGTGTGCGATCACCATTATTCTGAAACACCGAATGCATGGATCTTAGCAACTTTTCAAATGATAATTTCTTAGCTAATatgaaacacaaagcaaacaggaGTGGTTATTTTCTCAATTTTGCTTTGTAAGTCACATCTGCACATATAGAACATTTTACTCAAacatgagattaaaaaaaaaagataagaactCTGTAGAGATTCTGCCTCCTTGAGATATTTACATCAAGCAGCCAAAGATCTCTCCCTGTGGGTTTGAGGTCCGTTTTATTCCATATACAGATCATTGCAAGGGGGAGTGTTACATAACCAGTGCTGATTGGCCTTTTGCTCTCTTCCCTGCTGTTTTTACCAAAAGAACATCTAATTTATTCATATGACTGACTAtcacaaataacaaacataAGCAACGTTACTTGTGTGATTGTAATgcgttccaaaaaaaaaaaaaaactcttaccAACACAGCAGAAGTAGCAAAGACTGCAATGCCACTTGGAATATGTATCAAAATTGATAAGACTGTCCTCTGAGGCCTATGGACAGTTAATCCTCTGCACTGCACTCAAGCAGAGTCACAAATGACTGACACAGAGATAAGGACAGCGTCTTGTCTCTACCAGGGgaggaataaatgaatgattgagtggggagagggagaggggaaaagtgCGGGAAGCTACTTTGGTTACACATGGCTGGTCTACCCAGAGGAGCTGGCTTTATCTTTAATTAAAGAAGCAATTAATTTTgtaatcagttaaaaaaaaaaaacgtgcctCTTCTCTCAAAtacccctccctccttttccttgTCTCTGCTCCttcagaatgaaagagacaatCTGTTAAATACAAGCAGTCACCTGC
This window encodes:
- the LOC115815638 gene encoding nck-associated protein 5-like, coding for MSEGAELRECDEAFESEEGDVDPFLEEEEEEEEEETESSRELLERLRELEAENSALALANESQREAYERCLDEVANHVVQALLNQKDLREECIKLKMRVFDLERQNRTLTELFTQKLHTQVNPSQQLPTASCPEHNSESLVTSTEQFQVSHSLGEAKNNGDRTQIDLAGPTRAPASSMEALSPFFKKKAHILEVLRKLEESDPLKFHPSSCLSYHSQALLSGEMGSMATSSQRQPHCRHSSSDSDIHEYANGEGMLQDNRVPSRHGGCPSCRILSQKNSLDRLLKGSHGPGLTQSGREENMNSQRWSEEQGASAQSTDQQVKVSIVGDTNHTFLHSTKSDHLEHRGAKAAHLSDPNAIASGLYHSALAEGSEPNTDPGSAPRNMHPLKERAPDKSSHVKPLSEGLDDTSFDVDHTETALPSNQDSAIRPDDERCYLEVVTDTVTEVKRVSESTEQVCNGVYFSTNETSVSKKVAVESYSPTPVPERTSSASHQPQAAGKSKFAHSPTSPSSCLSEAKPSPISSPSKLLKFLKIPSIGDRAQTANALRLSPQLTRSSKIPCRNNNYEVYHSPILSRKATTTERDRQSVPSSKTDTYPGTHSAPTSPPKPEDNCPSIPIKETGYHSHSAPKPSRSSLGAPQSSLQSQRGSQKVPHYENISDTPDSCPVNGLSQFHPYSQREVTPADKQQINLKEEKLCSPPSKNSDSSGTTGESPSDPSDEDTDTESPVWQKPQQHFSLPTSSSASNKAQRTSYSSMKERHHERVPQDPVSVHTRDPSLLAQANTKKSDRQPSLPKRTVSNKPQSDSSHHPFKERLAALGKLKSSEDLQQPLEKKEGQSNISRAVVSTGNSEKSKTAERQGERSTVEPRHTKYTDSLDGKPYPKTSLGSYAKVPGPPFLEQSNKSMATPSTSVNKGELETLSQRVYVAKVDGPKIKMGMSSTTSTETPVVMRNYGKFPNPHTHHSKTVPSPQSSPTKVPSKSPSKAGQASSYPRGVKPVQDERSHPQRQLSRTEDKSKLTAGKKKTSIHTESFPPPPPPRPPMESAAHANVTEEKKPLVAAPGPQSSIEQKVMRGIEENVLKLQEQDRGQGAETKQKASNGIASWFGLKKSKLPALSRKPEVSKLKINMSSSSSSSGTKDPKPGPRKVVESLNISKLMEKAEDLRKALEEERAFVNGVGVGMGVALDRPGRGHSCEVVMDQAQGQLSLMYRGVTADNFMQQLLNRVDEKGAASFGMAHRRLSFDSKRSRPVFAHQRNGISHNKSREEMDKGSDMVSRDEVTSDESLAESISSQHFTGSGASMRTLDSGIGTFPLPDYASSAAGKSIPKPQGEQGFTAPQGKHGGLMKIPRKARTLERELSSLEEVNPAILYGSPMEDKGPSMHLSSTIHEDIDAYGARTQTPPAKNWTCPNLKGSAGSTDVYLGMPVEVEPSGQGTPSRRSLMKCAPQGTRETDPGSLPLPPQMGLSRRAKGRTPGPDMPKEGGLELVKERPDDILSPSRPQALETPESLSDSLYDSLSSCGSQG